The genomic DNA TTGAAATTTTGCTGAAGTCTTTGATGAAACGACGATAGAAGCCGGCATGCCCTAGGAAAGAACGGAtctgcttcactgaagtgggtggtggtaaattttcaatgagctcaactttggcccggtccacctcaatacctcttttggacactaaatggcccaaaactataccttcctataccatgaagtggctcttctcccaGCTCAAAATtaggttagtttctttgcaacgttgaagcacGAGTGAAAGTTTATGGAGACAgttatcaaaagaagatccaaaaacagaaaagtcatccataaatacctccaaaaaattttccaccatgtcggagaagatagacatcatacatctctaGAATGTGGCAGGTACATTGCATAAGCCGAAGGGCATGCgtcggtaagcaaaggtgccgaatggacatgtgaatgtcgtcttctcttggtcttggggatcaactgcAACCTGATTATACCCAGAGTATCCGTCAAGGAAGCAATAGTAACTTTGGCCAGcaagacgctccaaaatttgatcaatgaatggaaGCGGGAAGTGATTCTTCCGGGTATGGGAATTGAGCTTCCAATAGTCAATGCAGACACACCATCCCGTGGTTTTGTGCTGATGAACGGATTCTCCAGCAGAATTCTCAACGACGGTGATGCCTgatttctttggaaccacttgagtagggctcacccatttgctatttgagatggggtagatgatgcctgcatcaagtaacttgactacctctttcattcctacctccttcatgttgggattcaaccaACGCTGTGCTTCACGGGagggtcgagcatcttcttccaaatggatccggTGCATACAGATAGATGGGTCAATACCTTTCAAATTTGCCACGGTCTAACCAATAGCCTCTTTATATTCCTTTAACACTGCGAGCAAACTGTCCTCTTGGTCTTTTTGTAAGTCAGAAGCAATGATAATTGGCAGGGTGTTGTTAGACACCAGAAATGCATACTTGAGCTTTGCTGGCAAGGGCTTCAACTCAGGCTTCGGTGGCGATAGTAGGGATGGAACAGGATGAGTGCTTGATGTCACAGGTAGGGGCTCCTTTCCTACTCTCCATGTAGTTTTCGTCAGAAGTGGCCAGcggctgactttgaagctcttcttcttccatcctattgaggtggttgatgatttgttcaacatgagcttccatctTGGTGTCTATCTCGGCAAAGAATTGAGGGGTATAAAGTTCCTGTTGAGACTtcaccgtctgctttatctcacccgctagctcactcatcatttttagcatccgagcctcaaaattagaatctgagggaggtggtgcggcctggtatATCTATTGTGGAATTGCTTAATATTGAGGagaatatgattgatcattgaattgcggatatgcctgatggtacagttcatgacGTTGTGAAGCATAATtcctaggagcttgagcttgccacgagagattagactggttgctccacGCCAGGTTATAGGGATCAAAATAAAggtcattccccggtctagagaacggtctattcatatgctcataagaataattagaaaattgtcctgctgtaggacaatctctaaaATGATGATAAgtactatagcaatatgaataTGGTCCATgtggtgttggaatgcctccccacatgaactaactaatagaattaacataaaataacaacaaaaaataaataaatacaaaagctcACAAACAGCCCTNNNNNNNNNNNNNNNNNNNNNNNNNNNNNNNNNNNNNNNNNNNNNNNNNNNNNNNNNNNNNNNNNNNNNNNNNNNNNNNNNNNNNNNNNNNNNNNNNNNNNNNNNNNNNNNNNNNNNNNNNNNNNNNNNNNNNNNNNNNNNNNNNNNNNNNNNNNNNNNNNNNNNNNNNNNNNNNNNNNNNNNNNNNNNNNNNNNNNNNNNNNNNNNNNNNNNNNNNNNNNNNNNNNNNNNNNNNNNNNNNcagatgggtgcgagcgcaggagGGGAAGGCTCGAGCGCTGCTTGCTTGATTCCTGTTGAATTGcgtccgtgcgctcgatcgcagtcacagagaaggcaactacggacctgtttgagaattctaaaataataataataataataataataataataaaaataaaacacaaaaacaaaattaaagttagcaacagaaaacaggaaaatagattattaagctaaaattaatccttaaaatttgacaataaaaccgttaagcagtcctcGGCAATGGCACCAAAAATTGGtatggtatttttgtgtccaaaaatatcaataataaaaataacaactcgcaataggacgaatcccgtaggatagggctatattgagggtgttgaacttcaaggactgcaggggtttaattatcaaaatttgaaagattaagattaacttaattaaaagagaatgatttgtttgtgtgaatttaaagtgcataaacggaaataaaggaagtaaatatatgagagagagagtagggtattgacttcaccacaatccgcacatcaatggttaaccatatttaattctagcaattcaatttatgcatattataaattaaataagaaagcacatgaaaataattttatacaatcaaaggaatagcataacccatcttcggtaacggatcgtctacctaaattacactaaactagggtgtagtacgatccgtctttcctaggtatggtctatctaaccctattgattgcatgccaattaagaaccattgtataaccatcattcttataatcacagaaaataagaatgatttgagttcaataatagtaaaataatttctaagacaagatgagaattttactaatattgaattggaatttaaagaacaattgcatttaatatgaagaacagaaatcaattgtagcaatcctcagagttatacaatcaacatgcataaattgaaagactagaaattaaatacaatcaaaccattgttcttggaaagggctacatccataccccacaattgggtttagctgctcatgatcttctaggctccacagacaatttactgaaattttagctctaagaggcggtgtatctgtttacaatgtttagagccctatttatagggaattggaaaaccctaaaaccctaaaaatcctcAGAAAGTCGGAAgttagtctcccagtccaattgggagactgaaatccaagtTCATGCTGGAGAAggattcttgccgtgcactgtacgcccgtgtgcgctcgatccaagattTTGTACGCTCGATCCTTGGCCGCAGACGCTTGAGCGCTGGTGCgtcgatcccaggagtgctgcggtcgatcctagatccagaatgctcagctttttgtccttttaagcccaatttctaacggtttgtcaaatgagacctgaaacacaaaaacaaaacaaaatcaaacaaataacattgctaaggaattaacatatgtaaattaagggacttgaatgtgcaacattcagcgcttatcacTCATCAGGCCgtgatttttaacttttttaatgaAGACTGATCAAATGGTTGATGGACATCTCCACAATAGCTTAGTGGTATGAAAGTGGGATAAAAGATGGGTATGTACCATTACTCGGTTCAAGGGTTATAAATGAACCACATTGTTTATTAAATGACTCGAGCTTACAAGCTAAACTCATATAAACTTGTATAACAATAGATATTATGACATAGTCTAGGCAATAAAATCTAGTTGTCTTTAATAGTAATGCGCATTGACTAGCAAATAATTGATACAATTCTTGAAGATCTTCAGTTATTAACCAACATTAAGGTTTCCCTCTAAAGAAAAGATGCATTTAcagttcttttttaaaaaaaaaaaaaaaaaaaaaagaaggattgTAGTACATTAAAGAATCATAGGTGATGACTCCTTGCATTGTAGTCAAACGATCTACTAGTGATCATGTTGGGGAAGACACGAAAGGTTTGGGTGGGATTTGTAAGGAATCGAGGCTTCCTTTCAACATATCCAGAACTCTATTCATCGGTGGTCGGTTTGAGGGATCAATTTGTATGCACCACAAACTCACTATTATCATCTTCCTTGCACTTTCATGATGCTCTTCATTCATAAGGCCATGTAATCCTAGTTCTTCGTCTAATTCAAGACGCTTGTAAATCCAATGTGGAAAAAATAATTCACTAGTACGATCAACCTCGGTATCAATATTCTTTCTTCCTCTAACCATTTCTGAAACCATCATTCCATAGCTATAAACATCTGACTTGTGAGAGACCTTTCCAATATTTCTACAAGTTAGTTCTAGAGCTACATATCCTATAGTTCCTCTTGCATCCAACATGGATATGATACTCACTTCTTTAGGGCATATTtttgcaaggccaaaatcagaaatttttggacaaaagttCTCATCCAAAAGAATGTTATAAGGTTTTATGTCGAAATGCAAGATTCTTGTATTGCAACCTCTATGTAAGTACTCTAGTCCATGAGCAATGCCAAGTGCAATCTTATATATAGTCTCCCATTCTAAGTGACAATCAGCCTTGGAGCGATTTTCTTTGTATATAAACTTCTCGAGAGATCCGTTAGGCATAAACTCATAGATGAGAGCTTTTTTAGAACCCTCAAAGCAAAAGCCGATAAGAGTGACTATGTTGACATGAGAGGTCCTACTAATGCTTGCAACCTCATTAATGAATTCATCTCCATTACTTCTTGATTCTTTCAAAAGCTTCACAGCCACAAGACAACCATCTTGTAACTTCCCCTTGTAAACACCACCAAAGCCCCCTTCGCCTAATTTATCTCTAAAGAAGTTGGCCATTTTCTTGATATCAGAGTAACTGTATCTTTTAATGGGAAGAGATCCATTGTTCCTCAGAAAGGCCTCGACACTCTTATGGGTTTGACTTTccttttcccaaaaataaataattttattggacAAGAACTTTCTCTTGAAGTAGTATAATGTAACCATCAGAAATCAAATTCCAGCAAATAAAGTGACTgtaatcaaagaaaaaatagttatgAAATTATTTGGTACATAAACGAGGGTAATTCAAACAAGCTATTGAGGGGTTTCTAAACCttaataaaattgcattttattgACGTTGCaccaaactaaaaacaaataagaaaatgagaagGATTACCTAGCATCCAATAccttaagcaaaataaaatctaaaaaaactaaaccagCAATGAGATTCCCAAATATCCTACTAAGAACAGCTAGGATTTCCATAAGAATATGCCATTTGTTTgattagaaataaaaaggaatacCGAAAATTCAAGCAATTGAAGTTGAAGCAGCTACTTTtgaagtaaaataaagaaaaataacgaCTCGAGTGGGAGAGTCAAATTCGAAAAGAGGATTCCTTTTTCTCTCATTCAAAACCATGCATGAGACTTTCATCTCGCACAAAACCTAAgttataaaagaaagataatgaaaattcTTATATCTAAAGCATCTTTTGTATATCTTGTTATATTCTCCTTATATTAGATCAATTATCATATAATTATCCTCTTATGTCATTAACATCAAGTTCATGTATTGTTTTAATTGCATTTATAAGTTCATTAAAACATCATTTTTCTTGATGTGTCATCTTGTACATCACAAACTTAGAACcaaattgggaagatgaatTGTCAACATTTAGTTGGTGAACTATTAATGTGTTTACGGGTGCAAAATTCCGTATCGGTTTCTTACAATGTGAGATTGAGCTTTTTAAGTGATTCTAAGAAATTCTAATTGTAATCTCACTAGTCATTTTAGAGTGATAACGCAAATGTAATTATCACTTTTCTTTGGTTGTTTTAAATACTGTCTGGACACAAATTTATTTCAAACTGAGCTGTAGGAAACCCAACCTTTGAAAAGTGAGATGTGTCCTTTAAGAAcgtgctattaaaaaaatatgtgcttctTGCTTGCAAAGGGACACGTCACATTTTTAGAAGTTGGGTTTTAGGAATTCCTACAACCTAGTTTGTAGAAAATTAATAGTTGCATTCTTAATTTCATATATGAATAtctatgttagtttattttgtaTGTTATGTTCACGATAATGAACAAGAATTTCATTGTGGTGAAGATGTGTAACCACCGAGTAATGCTTCATACTTGACTCCCATACTACTCTAATTCAAGGGTAATACGCATCAACTTTTGGATaaccttttattaaaaaaggaaaaagaaaaaatcaaaggatGATTGGCACTGCCACATCAGCCAAGTGAGATGTTGCTaggaaataattaatttatattatgatACTCCCCTCCCCATCAATTTGTGAGGcctaacacatgaaatatttaattgaaatgagagttAAATGACAGAGAATCTTTGGTTTGATACCATCTTAGATCACCACGTATcccaaagagaaatgctacatttctcaaaattttctcccTAAATGATGTATCACAATCCTATATAAtctattattttgggaaatatatcatcattttatgggattgtgacacatcatttggagaAAGCTTTTGGAAAGTATAGCATTCCTCTATCCTAAAAtgttaagctaatagaaaattgttaatttaatcatttaatttatattctaacaaagatAGACCTCCTCCTACCAAAATACTTCTTGTAGGTTGTTCAAGCAAGCAATATCTCAATGTTAGTATCAACAAGAAATTAGATTGAAGTAGTATCTTACCAAATACTATTATTACTACTTTGAAGCTGCGACTCCCTGCATCTGAAGTGGTAAAGAATATTAGTTTTAgttgaaataataaaacatttaagTGACAGATGAACAAACCAAAATTTAAGAAGCAAAACACTaaatttcattcattttaaCCATTCTTGGTAATGGAGTGCCCTTTTTGT from Corylus avellana chromosome ca6, CavTom2PMs-1.0 includes the following:
- the LOC132185955 gene encoding LEAF RUST 10 DISEASE-RESISTANCE LOCUS RECEPTOR-LIKE PROTEIN KINASE-like 2.1 — its product is MVTLYYFKRKFLSNKIIYFWEKESQTHKSVEAFLRNNGSLPIKRYSYSDIKKMANFFRDKLGEGGFGGVYKGKLQDGCLVAVKLLKESRSNGDEFINEVASISRTSHVNIVTLIGFCFEGSKKALIYEFMPNGSLEKFIYKENRSKADCHLEWETIYKIALGIAHGLEYLHRGCNTRILHFDIKPYNILLDENFCPKISDFGLAKICPKEVSIISMLDARGTIGYVALELTCRNIGKVSHKSDVYSYGMMVSEMVRGRKNIDTEVDRTSELFFPHWIYKRLELDEELGLHGLMNEEHHESARKMIIVSLWCIQIDPSNRPPMNRVLDMLKGSLDSLQIPPKPFVSSPT